Below is a genomic region from Streptomyces sp. NBC_01454.
GGCTCAGCGCCGTCGCCGTGTCGTCCGGCTTCATCGCGCCGCCGGCGAACTCCACCAGGAGCTCCACCATCAGGTGGTTCTTCCAGTGCCGCAGTTCCGCCTCGTTCACGAGCTCCGGACCGGCGGCCATCATCAAGTCGGCCAGGCGCCCCTGCGCCCGCCACGCCCGTCGCCGACGCCACCCGCCGCCGCCCGGCCGGTTCAGATTCCGCAGGTTGCGGATCTGCTCCACCATCGCCTTGATCTGCGTCTCCTGCTCGGGCGTCCACTCCTGCCCAGCCCCCTCATGGAGGGCCTGTACAGCCTCCTGAGCGGCCTGGGCGTCATCGCCCAACCCGTCGCCGCTCAGCTGCTCCACGGCCTTCCTGAGCGACGCCTGCGCCGCCGTCGCGTCGTCCTGTTCGGACATGCTCACCCCTCGTTCTCCGGAACGCGCAGCATGCCCGCCGCGCGGCGCCCCGGGCAATCGGACGGACCGGCCGGGACGGCGGGCTACTGCGGGTCCACCTCACCCGGGACGGCCGTCGTACGGCGCCGGCGGATGACGTCGGGCAGCTGACGGGAGGCGGCGGCCGGGATGAAGAACAGCCCGATCATGCCGAGCCCGGTCACGGCGGCGCTGAGCAGGCCGACCGACACCGACGGGTCGTCGACCGAGGCGACCCCGCAGAACACCGAGAAGACGGCGACGAACCCTAGCGACGCGAGGATCCACGGCTCGCGCAGCGAGGAGCGGGCGCCGGACACCACAGTTCCCCACCACACCCAGCCCGCCGCCACGCAGAACAGCACGGCCGCCGGCGGCAGCAGGACGGGCGGCGCCCACCGCGCGACGTCACCGCGGGCGAGCTGTTGCCCGGTCTCGTAGCCGACCTGGACCAGCCACACCAGGTACACCGGCACCTCGATGGCGATCACCACCCACATCAAGACCCGCAGACCCCGTAACGCGCCGCGCTCGCTCATCCCTTGGCCCTCCCCCTCGATCATCAAGTCCAGGGGAACGTAGCGGCCCGGCACCGGCGCTCACCAGGGCGCGTCACCCACAGGGGTGGAGATCAGCCGTAGGAGCGTCCCGTCGTCGGCGGTCTCTGTCCACAGGTCCGCAGCTGTGAGCTACCCCCATGACCGAGGAAGAGAAGGCAGCGCAGGCTGCCAGGACGCGTACCAAGCTCATGGAGGGCCTCGCTCGCGCGGAGCGTGCCCTGTTCACCCGTTCCGCGCCGAAATCGCCGCGAGCTCAGATGAAATTCCTCCGCAAGCGGGAGAAGGGCTCCACCAAGAGCCTGGCGGAGCGCCTGGGCGTTTCCCGCAAGACGGTGCAGCGCTACCTCTCCGGCGCGTCCACCAAGCCGAACAAGCGCCTCCAGGAGGTACTGGTCAAGGAGACCGAGTCGGAGTGGCAACCGCAGGTCAGAGCACAGGCGAGGCAGCGTGCGACCACCTCGGGCGGGCTCGTCATCAAGTTCCGGGCCACCCTCGGATTCACCGCGAACGGATCCTCGGACGACACCCGAGTACGGGATCTGAGCATCGCCGTGTCGCCGTCCCACGCAGCACTCATCCTGGCGGCACGGGAGGAGGGTGCGACGGACGCCGACCTCCACGAGGCCGTCGCGGAGGCCATCGCGGACGCCTATTTCCGTCAAGGCGGGGGCGGTCGCGCAAGCCTGGAGGTGAAATTTCGGGACGTTCAATCGCTCGACATCGAGTTTTAGCAGCGCGCAATTCTGGCGTGCTGTAGACCTGGATAACCGGCTCGCCGAACCGCATTACCGGGCGGGCCCCCATTTCCGTATCCGAACTGAAAGCGAGTCCTGATGAACACGTCCGACGGGTGGCGAAGCCGTCGTGTCCCCGAGGCCCGCGGCCGCGCCGGCGCTCCGATCGACTACGCGAAGGTCGGCCGGTCCTCGGTGCGGCGCCGCGCGCGGGGCATGACGCACAACGAGGCGGTGGCGGCGCTCGAAGAGGCGGAGCTGCACGCGCACATGGACCGCCGCGACGAAGCCGCGGCCGACGACGGCGGCCGCCGTGCTGCGGAGCTCGCGGAGTGGCAGCGCCTCGTGCAGCTGCTCGCCGCGACCGGCGGCCCGTACGACCTGGACGCCGACGTCGTCGTCCAGGAGGAGCTCGCCGAAGGCCGGCGCCGCGAGGAAGCCGAGCAGCAGCGCCGCCAGGAGCAGCAGCAGCTCGCCGACCGGGCCGAAGAACTCGCCCGGCTGGGCGGGGCCGGCCGACTCGATCGCAGCGTGCCGAGCCAGGCCGGGGACGAAGCCGCCCGCGACCTCCTGGACGACAACCGCGACTACCGCGCCGCGAAGGTCGACGCCTGGCTCGCCCGCGCCCTCGCCGACCAGTCCGGCCACTACGCCGACCCGGCCGCCCGCGCGGCCGCCGTCGGCTCGCTGCCCGTGCCGGTGCGCGCCCGCGCCGCGCTGCTCGCCGCCCTCGCCCGGACCGGGGCCCCGGTCGACGGCGACCTCGAGTTCGTCGGCCGCCTCGCCCAGGCCGACCCGGCCGCCACGAACGCGCTCGCCGCGTGGCTCGACAACGCGGCCGCGGTGAAGGGCGGCGCGGCGTGAGCGCGGCGGACGAGGTGGTGGCCACCTGGAGCGAGCACAGCGGGATCGGGCACCACTACGAGGACCTGCTCGCCGACGGCTCGGTCATCGCCTGGACTGAGCCGCCCTTCGGCGAGAGCCTCATCCCCGGCGACGACGACCCCGACTACAACCCCGTGTGCAACTGCCCGCGCGCACCCCAGGCGTGGTGCCAGGAGTGCGCCAGCTGCGCCGACTGCTGGGAGTGCAGCCACCGACCCGGGCGGCCGTAGCGTTCGCCCTGCCCGCTCCGTCCCGGCCCCCCGGTGTCTTCCCCGGCGGGCCGGGGGGAGGCGTTCAGATCGACGGAGAGTAGCTGTCACGCCCTCCGGGCCGGGTGTCACGCTCCTATGAAGGCCGCGCCGCGAGTGTCCCGATGTGTCCGTTTTTTGGGTCCGCCAGACCCTCTGGAGGCCAGTTTCGAGCGGGAGCGTGACACGTAAGATCGGGCGTGACACGCACATATGAGTAAACAGAGCGTGAGCGTTCTGGGCTGTGTTGGGCGCGTCGCGTTCGCCAGGACGGACCCGGCTGGGGATCGTGGGGTCATGGTCTTCATCCCTCCAGTCGACAGGCACTACTGCCTTGACCCGTGGTGCGAGAACCCGGACCCGGACCTCATCCCTGACGCCGCCTGCGGCTGCCACATCCTCACCGACGGCGAGCTCGAACGACGCAAGCAGCAGTACCTCCTGGCCGCCTCCCTGCAGAGCGGATCCCAGGAGCTCCAGGCGTAGTCCACGCGCGGCGTCGGGCCCCGGTTCGTCCGTACCGGGGCCCGGGGA
It encodes:
- the tpg gene encoding telomere-protecting terminal protein Tpg is translated as MTEEEKAAQAARTRTKLMEGLARAERALFTRSAPKSPRAQMKFLRKREKGSTKSLAERLGVSRKTVQRYLSGASTKPNKRLQEVLVKETESEWQPQVRAQARQRATTSGGLVIKFRATLGFTANGSSDDTRVRDLSIAVSPSHAALILAAREEGATDADLHEAVAEAIADAYFRQGGGGRASLEVKFRDVQSLDIEF